Proteins found in one Bacteroidota bacterium genomic segment:
- a CDS encoding glycosyltransferase, whose protein sequence is MKRIIFTVTNDLSYDQRMQRICNSLNNAGFKVKLIGRKLKNSQPIDRLAFESKRIKCIFNSGFLFYAEYNLRLFFYLLFQPFDIVCSIDLDTILPGVLVAKLRLKKCVYDAHEYFTEVPELENRKLTKSIWEKIAKFTIPKTDKRYTVSNSIAEIFNKKYNVDFKTIMNFPLLNENKKQLTQKKHPTIIYQGAINKGRGLEQLIEAMTYLDVKLIIAGEGNLSEHIRMLVESKGIKEKVKFKGYINPQELEELTKTATIAYNLLEKSSLSYYYSLGNKFFSYIHAEIPSISSNFPEYNSFNNKFEVSYLTDLKVKNIIKAVNYLIDNKEKYKQLKTNCSKAKEIFNWQKESLKLIKIYNEF, encoded by the coding sequence ATGAAAAGAATAATTTTTACTGTTACCAACGACCTCAGCTATGACCAACGCATGCAACGAATATGCAATAGTCTTAATAATGCAGGATTTAAAGTAAAACTTATCGGAAGAAAATTAAAAAACTCACAACCTATTGATAGATTAGCTTTTGAAAGTAAACGAATAAAATGTATTTTCAATTCAGGATTTTTATTCTATGCCGAATATAATTTAAGGCTATTTTTTTATTTACTTTTCCAGCCATTTGATATTGTTTGTTCTATTGACCTTGACACAATCTTGCCCGGAGTTTTGGTAGCAAAGCTACGATTAAAAAAATGCGTTTACGATGCACACGAATATTTTACAGAAGTTCCTGAATTAGAAAACAGAAAATTAACAAAAAGCATCTGGGAAAAAATTGCAAAGTTCACAATACCCAAAACCGATAAAAGATACACCGTAAGTAATTCAATTGCAGAAATTTTTAACAAAAAATATAATGTTGATTTCAAAACAATCATGAATTTTCCTTTGTTGAATGAAAACAAAAAACAATTAACACAAAAAAAACATCCGACAATTATTTATCAGGGGGCAATAAACAAAGGTCGTGGTTTGGAACAACTTATTGAAGCAATGACATATTTAGATGTAAAACTCATTATTGCAGGTGAAGGAAACTTAAGTGAACACATACGAATGCTTGTTGAAAGTAAAGGTATTAAAGAAAAAGTAAAATTCAAAGGATATATTAATCCACAGGAATTAGAAGAACTGACAAAAACTGCAACAATTGCTTACAACTTACTTGAAAAATCCAGCCTAAGTTATTATTATTCATTAGGTAACAAGTTCTTTTCATACATTCATGCAGAAATCCCAAGTATTTCAAGTAATTTCCCTGAATATAACAGCTTTAATAATAAATTTGAAGTTTCATATTTGACAGATTTAAAAGTAAAAAACATTATAAAAGCAGTAAATTATTTAATTGACAACAAGGAAAAATATAAACAACTAAAAACAAATTGTTCAAAAGCAAAAGAAATATTCAATTGGCAAAAAGAAAGTTTAAAGCTAATAAAAATATATAATGAGTTCTGA
- a CDS encoding glycosyltransferase family 4 protein, which translates to MSSDIHLNIITFDIPYPANYGGVIDVFYKLQALTKAGINIHLHNFQYGREASTELEKICHKTYYYPRKPFGNPFRTKLPYIVKTRWSEKLLHNLLKNDYPILFEGLHCTFYIDNEKLKNRLKIVRMHNIEYLYYKHLAKVESNFLRKYYFNSEANRLRKYQQKLNIASYIAAISPSDHKILKLKHGNSFYLPVFHPNQKVTSKNGIGDYVLYHGNLGVGENNEAALFLVNNVLNDLKIPTIIAGNNPSKELQNAIKDNYHIKLITPKLDEIYPLIENAQINILPTFQDTGIKLKLLNALFMGRFCIVNNKMIKDTGLEKLCIVADDITSMKEKISEYYNKNFNSTHKEAREKILNSKFDNNKNIKILISKIK; encoded by the coding sequence ATGAGTTCTGATATTCATCTAAATATTATCACATTCGACATCCCCTACCCTGCTAATTATGGTGGAGTTATTGACGTTTTTTACAAACTTCAAGCACTAACAAAAGCAGGTATAAACATTCATTTACATAATTTTCAATACGGGCGAGAAGCATCAACAGAACTTGAAAAAATATGTCATAAAACTTATTATTATCCTCGCAAACCATTTGGCAACCCATTTAGAACAAAACTTCCTTACATAGTAAAAACCCGATGGTCAGAAAAACTACTTCATAATTTGCTTAAAAACGATTACCCTATTTTATTTGAAGGATTGCATTGTACCTTTTACATTGACAATGAAAAACTTAAAAATAGATTAAAGATTGTAAGAATGCATAACATTGAATATCTTTATTACAAGCATCTTGCAAAAGTTGAAAGCAATTTTTTAAGAAAATATTATTTTAATTCCGAAGCAAACAGATTAAGAAAATACCAACAGAAACTTAACATTGCAAGCTATATTGCTGCAATATCTCCATCAGATCATAAAATCCTGAAATTAAAACACGGCAATAGTTTTTACTTACCAGTGTTCCATCCAAACCAAAAAGTAACTTCAAAAAATGGCATAGGCGATTATGTTTTATACCATGGCAATCTGGGTGTTGGAGAAAATAATGAAGCAGCATTGTTTTTAGTAAACAATGTACTTAACGATTTAAAAATACCAACAATTATTGCAGGAAACAATCCTTCAAAAGAATTACAAAACGCAATAAAAGACAATTATCATATCAAACTCATTACACCAAAATTAGATGAAATATATCCTCTTATCGAAAATGCACAAATTAATATTTTACCTACTTTTCAGGATACAGGCATTAAACTAAAATTATTAAATGCACTTTTTATGGGACGATTTTGTATTGTTAACAACAAAATGATAAAAGACACAGGATTAGAAAAACTATGTATTGTAGCGGATGATATTACAAGCATGAAAGAAAAAATATCTGAATATTACAATAAAAATTTCAATTCAACTCATAAAGAAGCACGCGAAAA